tattaaaacaaacaaaattggTTTGGCTGCATTGTAAACAGATACACTTATATAAATAGCTGTGTTTTCATCACCAAGTGAGGACTGAAATCTGAAGTAAAATAACTTTCACTTTCCTTCTCCTGCAGGACGTCTATCAGTGGTGTGGCAGTGAGTGTAACCGCTATGAGCGGCTGAAGGCCTCTGAGGTCTCCATTGGCATCAGAGATAATGAGAGGAATGGCCGAGCCAAATTGCAcatggtggaggagggggaagagccAAAAGCATTCACAGAGGTGAGActcaattacacacacacacgaatatGAGCCACACACTGAAGTCTTCACCCTAAAGGTGATCAGTTGTAAGCAGCAGCTATAAATGCATTTCATGGACGGTGAGTTAGACAGCGTGGGAATGAGTGGACACAGTGATGTCCTTTGTAATGTGCTGCTTATGTGCCAACTCTGTGCCAAGGCAGAATTGTAAACACGTCCTTTACAGCAAGAGAGGAGGGTAAACTCCAGAGAGGCTTAATGAGggcgagaggagggagggaggtgtaATGAATCAATTTTTGTAATGAATCTGGATCTTTTTTAACCTGAGAGAAGCTGTATAACGTAGTCGGCAAAACAAATCACTATCGACGCTGTTGTGTCTTTATATGtgtacaaaaaacacaactattACGTCGAGTGTAAGtgataattatgacaaaaagaAGATTACAATGACTCGTTCCTCTGGTTGTGTAGGCGCTGGGGCCCAAAACAGCCATTGCCCCCAGTACTCCGGATGATGAGAAGGCTGACATCTCCAACAAGAAGAAGGGTGCCCTCTACATGGTGAGAAATAAAACTGACATTCACATATAATTGTTATTTTCCTGGGTAGAAAATTAGATCGCATTACTAATGCTACAAAGCTACTTCACTAAGCAAGATTTGAAATTTAGAAACTTGAACTGCAAAGATACCCATCTACATCgtatacatatacattatgAACCCATTACTTTCTAAACTCAGGCTTTAAATCTCATCTTTGAGGACCACATGGAAAAAAGAATCTGAGCTACATGAATGAAAAATGGTGCTTGGATATCGGAACAAATAAAGACGCTTCCATAGCTGTTGAAGACACGTTCTCACTTAACAGTTCGAGGACAGAGCTGGTACGTGATGCTGTCGCTTTGCTCTGCAGATCTCCGATGCATCTGGAACGATGAAGGTTTCTTCCGTGGCCCCATCCAGTCCCTTCAAACAGGCCATGCTGTCCCCCGAGGAGTGCTACATCCTGGACAATGGGGTGGACAAGAACATCTTTGTTTGGAAAGGTGCCAATTTTTCAGACTCAATagcacaatttaaaaaactgatgTTGGCAGTGATCCTCACCGCTGTTTCTTCTGCGTAAAATCATGAAGTTGTTGGTTGAAACACACGTGGTGGTGCCCTCAAGCTAAACATTGATCTCTGGTCAGAGATCagtgtgatgtgtttttgagccTCTCTGAGGTGAGGTGCAGATGCCCTATGTTAAATTGTTAAAAATACTGCGAAAGTGCCCTCTCGGATGCCCCTATGGTAGAGAAAACATGATAATGTGCCATCTATAGTGCCCTTCCAGTGGCCCAAACTATTGAAGTGCCCTCTCTTCCCTATAATCAATCACCACTTTCTGCGTACTGGTGCCCCACCCGAACATGTGGTGCCCTTTATGAATTTTCTATTTTCCACCACtggtgtataatcacctgaaactaagacgcaaatcaaaacaaatcaattttatttatacaacCCAATCACATTGCAtgagtgggctttacaatctgtacagtgaacaacatcctttGTCCTTAGAACTTTGATTGAAGTAAGGAAAAACTTACAATATTAAAAACCTttaacaagaaaagaaaagatggaagTAATCTCAGGAGGAGCCACAGCGGTGGGATCTCTCTCCCAGTATGGACAGACATGCAGTAGATGTCGCTTGTatagaaaagaacaaaaaagttAAGAGTATACAAATAACATTTATGGAATCCTCGTGTCCTTTTGTGTGTACAGAGGCAGCAGCTCCTCTACCAGTGTCCTCCATGTTTCAACAGTAGCCCAGTagagacaaaccaaacactggctctctAGAGAGAGCTTTAACacataagttgtttttttgttgggtTGCTATCTGCAACCTTACCGCTAGATACCACTTAATCCTACACTAGATCTTTAATATTCACCaggcagtttcttttttttgttgttgagaaTTATGGCCTTCTTATCGTGTCATATCTTATCTGTCTCCGACCAGGTCCCAAAGCCAACATGTCAGAGCGTAAAGCAGCCATGTCAGCGGGTCAGCAGTTCATCAAAGACAAGGGTTACTCCAATACGACACAGGTAAAAGTGATGCGTGCATAAACATGAATCGTGCCAAAAAGCAGCATCTTGTTTCCACATATTGACAAAAAGATGCAACTTTTTAAACGTGGTCTTAAATCCCTCTCTGACCCGTTTCCCTCGCAGATCCAAGTTCTTCCAGCGGGAGCTGAGACGACTCTGTTCAAGCAGTTCTTCAGTGACTGGAGGGACAAAGACGAGACTACAGGTCCCAGTAAGGCCTACACCATCGGCAGCATAGCGAAAGTGAAACAGGTGCCCTTTGACGCCTCCACCCTGCACTCCAACAAGGCCATGGCAGCCCAGCACGGCATGGTTGACGATGGCAAGGGCAAAGTCCAGGTAGGAGATGGAGATTTTGAAGAGTCTGATGAATGAAATGATGTGTGAAGGCTCGGCAAAACAGGGCTGTGATCTTGCCTTTAGATTTGGCGCGTTGAGAACGGAGCAAAGGCGCCTGTGGATCCCTCCCTCTACGGTCACTTCTATGGTGGAGACTGTTACCTCATCCTCTACAGCTACAGACTTGGAGGCCGGGAACAACACATCATATACACCTGGTGGGTAGAGAGGAAGACCAATACAAACATGCACTGTATGTACGGTGTAGTTTGCGAGGTGTTCGTAAGAGCGCTTACTCACATTCTCCCGCCACACCCAATCTGAGACCACATGCACAGCAGTAAAACAcattcagactgtgtgtgttactcTCTCAGGCAGGGGCTGAAGTGCACGCAGGATGAGCTGGCGGCCTCGGCGTTCCTCACAGTGTTGCTCGATGACTCAATGGGAGGATCCCCGGTTCAGGTTAGAGCCCGACGCTGATGCACTGCTCACCTCTGCATTCTGTGAAAAAGACACAAGCTCAGATTCGGTGTTACGCTAATGCCCAAATGTTTGACTAAATAAACATCAGACTTGGCTGTGACACAAGAGTGTTAAAGAGAATACAAAGGTGCAGTTGTTCACGTTCTCTGAAAATGAGAAGAGGGCTGAGGAAGTTCAGTGAGAAGTTGCAGCCAAGGTGTCACAAAGTAAGAGCTGACTTCAAACTCTCACAATAACACAGACTTGAGTTCTATATCTCGATGTCAACCACCACCCAGCCCTCCAAACGGCCCAGGacgtttattattattattgttattattattattaagaaaacattttttttagtcCAATCGGAACTCATCAGCACTCTTGACCCTCTCAAACAAACCAggtaaaatgtatttcaagGCTTATTATATCACTGGTACGggcaatgtaatgtaaaaactgAACGAATGCTACAGATGTTGAGTTTAGTATCTCCTCTAGAGAACATCTGTATACTTCATGatagcagcagaaaaaaagcagcCCTTCAGTTCTAATGAGTGTTCATCTTATAAAAATCTATTAAACTTAATTATTTCAGAGGATTAAATACAACTTGCCAAGACCAAAACTCTAAGTCACAACTTCACTCCTCTCTCCGGAAAAACAACCAACCTCAGatgaccagcagagggcagtgtcACTGTAATGTTCAATTTAAAACCGCTCAACTCAATCTACTGCATGTAGGCATCAAAACAAACTCTCACTGATATTGATGACATTAAACAGTTtcagaaatgtattattttatacttttatccCTAAAATACCATACAGGGTAGGTCTGCGTGATTTAGACTTTTTACCACAAGTTGTGTGTAAATCACACGTAGCATTTGTGATCAACATGAATTAAGAACATTTTACTGACTGGTGTCTGTTCAGTTCTGTAGGTCAAGTATTTATTCATGAAAAAGTTCCCATTTTGGTTTTCACTTTTCAAATGAGTCTTTAGCTCAGATGCATTTGCTGctggaaaggaaggaaaaattTAAAGTTAATAGTTGTTAAAGTATTGGTATGGTCCTCTTCATATACCTGTGCTGTTAGTTAGACTTTTGATATTATACTGCTAACATTAAATATGATAAGCACAAAAATCTgaatatagtaaaaaaaaaacataaaggcTCATATAAGCTCACCTAGTTATAAGGGCCGCCAAACTTCATGTTGCTTTTTGTAATGACTTCCTCCACAGGTGAGAGTGACTCAGGGCCAGGAGCCTCCACACCTGATGAGCCTGTTCCAGGGCAAACCCATGATCATCCACACCGGAGGGACGTCCCGCAAAGATGGACAGTCACAGGCCGGCAGCACTCGCCTCTTCCACATCCGCCAAAGCTCCTCCAACGCCACCCGAGCAGTGGAGGTGAGCTGTCTGCCTGTACACGTGCCTGTCAAATTCCTTGCAGGACACttacctcctcctctcatctgttTCCTCAGGTCGAGGCCTCTGCTTCCAGTCTGAACACCAACGACGTGTTTGTGCTGAAAACCCCGGGTGCCCTGTTTGTCTGGCGGGGTGTGGGTGCCAGTGATGAAGAGATGGATGCTGCCAAACATGTGGTGGGCTTCCTGGGTGGCAGTCCCAGCCAGGTGTCAGAGGGCAAGGAACCAGGTGGGTGTCCTCTGAAAACCAATACACTGTATGTGAGACAGTGAGAGAAGGGCACTGGCCTGAGTATACAATTACAGAAGGAGGGTGCATCTTCACTCTGTGTAAACATCATATTCATGAGTCTAATGGCTGTGCtgtatttttgttcagttttcaaggttttacttgaaaaaaataGTAATGGATTACTAGCTAATAAAAATACCtgaagggacagttcaccctaaATTCAACAATACATGTACAAGTGCAAGCAAGCACTTTGAACTTGACAGGTGTAGGGGTACTTTActctgattgtgtttttttacctgTGATGAACACAGCATATGGCCTACCACATTTtagtaaataaaagaaaagttgaTATTACAGGACTCATGTCATCGACTGTTGATAAGACATAACTACTTCGACTCTTGTCAGGTTGTGATTAAACTTGACAAGCTGACATTTCTTGATCCTGACTTGCCCAGAGCTGATGGTTGTTGTATTTTCTTCACCCCCACAGCTGACTTCTGGTCTGCACTTGGTGGCAAGAAGGAATACCAGACCTCCAAGAGTCTGAGGAACATAGTCCATCCCCCACGTCTGTTTGGCTGCTCCAACAAAACTGGCAGACTCATTGTAAGTCACATAAATGCTTCAGATGTGGAACATTTTAGCAGTTTGCCCTgtcaacacatttatatttatgatgtAATATAATAACCTACACACAGTCAATCTGAGCTTCCTTCTGCACTGTCTGTCAGGTTGAAGAAATACCAGGAGACTTCACTCAGTCAGACCTGgccactgatgatgtcatgctCCTAGATACCTGGGACCAGGTAAGATGGGCTCTCTGTCCTCATCACTAGAGCATACAAGAAACATCTTTaatgtgttgtaaaaaaaaactctgcatcACTGGAGACTATTGCAATGAGTATTTCTCTTCCCTGTAGATCTTCCTTTGGGTCGGCAATGAGGCGAacgaggaggaaaagaaaggagcTCCCAAAATAGGTTTGTTGCACGAAAACCCTTCAGGAAGGAACACATGTACCACTCAGAATCAATTTGTCTCGCTTTAGATACTTGCTGCCAGAAAGTGCATAGTGCAGTAGAGTCATAACTGTGGGTTTAATTAAAGGCAAATATTTTAAAGGCATCCTGCATCCTCAGCAGGATGACAATAAACTGTTTCGTATTGTAAGTTTCGAAGCAGCCATCCATAAATGCTTGGAGCAGGTCCATCGCCGTCTCGGCTCAACTCAGCGCAGTAAATCTGGtaatggaaaagcaaatcagcGCGCAGTTTGACTCACAGCATGGCCAAAAGTGCTAGTGGAAAAAACGGCACCAGTGTTCCCTTCCAATGGAGAAAACTTGATAAAGTTCTCTCTCATCACCATAAATGTATCGTGACTTTCTCTGTGCTGGTGCCCCGCTGCATACAGCTTATtatttttgcccctgcccctcaaacatcctgtcTCCGCCACTGTCTGTCCTAGTAACGCTTCCTGTCCAGCATCAATcagcagagagacaaaacaagctggtgaacataatgaagcagctaaagagccagatgtTTATCTCAGTAGCCTAAATAGTGGCCAGGAGGAACACAGGTCAGAATGAATGATAGGCTAATGCTGCTCCGTAAATGGCTGACTGCTCTAACGTCTTCGAACATGGGCTTACGAGGAGATCAGTGTTCTGCTTATAATAAAGTGTCAAAGCAAGTATTCATCCATAGTCTGTTGTCAGCAAAGTTATTCTCTTAGATTCGTACATGTTCTGATTTTCTACCCCTTCCTCTATCTACTTCTTGTCATGCAGCAAAGGAATATGTGGACTCAGACCCGTCTGGTCGCAGAGGACTGCCCATCACCACCATCAAACAGGGAGCAGAGCCTCCAACTTTCACTGGCTGGTTCCAGGCTTGGGATCTCAAGATGTGGGAGACGGACCCACTGGACAGAATCCGTGGCAAATTCTGAACACAAAACTCCAGGCTATCTTTTCCAATCTGACTTCTCACCTGTCCAGCAATTCCTGATGCTGTTTCGTTGATCTTAACTGTAATCCCTAAGTGCCAAAACCTATATAATCAGGTTATCGCATTGAATGGCTGCCTCTATGCCTTGGTCACGGTGCAGTGCATCGTACCTCGTAAACATGAATGCATCACATCAGTAGTCAAATGGCTTCCAGTAGCAACATTATGTTTAATTGATAGAAGCGGTTTATTGATCTGTTGCATCCAACAGCTTGTTGCCTTCATGTCTTTATCAACAAGAAATTAGGGAAGGAAAAGCCATTTGAGGCAGCTGGATATATCCTGTTtctttctgctctctttcacTGCTCAGAAGACACCATCATGCtttcctttctgtctgtcttcagtctTTTATCTCATAATAAACTAGTATGTCAGACAAACAGTTCAACCCATTATTACTCTGTTTCTACATGTGTTTGATCAAGGTACTGCAATGCTGTACACTTCAGAAGATGCATGCTGCatatttttatcatgttttctgcTTGTGAATTTTAAAAAGGCGTACAGTGGTATGTACGTTCGCCACGTTACTTGACCCTGAAATGCCCACATGGATGGCTTTTAAATAAAACTCCCAGTATTTCAAACCTGTGTCTtctgtttgaacattttcaggGCAAAAAAACGAATCCTAAATGTGCACTAATACCCATTCTGCACCACGAGCATCTGAACCTATAGACACTGTCAGAAGGTTTATCAGCCGGCTCTCACTGAGTTTCTCTCTCGGGGAGAGAATGGGATGTTGCTGCAGCTCGCGGCATCTGTCTAAGTAGGAAGAAGACATGAAAGCTCAGATAACAGCTGTGCGaacaagtcagttttatttctgAGGGAAGGGATTTTTAAGATCATGCAATTCTAAAATATAAACTGAGTCATTGAGCATTCTGCAATCTCAATACAGTGTATGTGTAAGAACAAGCTCAGTGGACAGCCCATTAGCCCAGTATATCCTGTTGgtgaatgtaaaaacaatacCAACAACAACTCTAACGGATGGCTACATGAGCATTTTAATCATTCACTTTCATGAATTTCAAAGGATACAGTTCGATTGCCAAGGTCCCggtttaatgaaaaaaaaaaaaaaaaacacttaaaaggACCCCAGGGAGACAGACCCACCACTTACAGACTAGGGTCTACAGAAAGGCAACATCTATCTCACTATGTTACATGTATAGTCttaaactgatctgtttttacaCAGTTCTATGAGgttaaaaattctgagtttccaaggtataatgtttttatgaattGTGGGAAACAATTGATAAGTCCTAGACACTAGAAATAAGGCATCTTCATGACATGGGGACACGGAAGGTGTGGTCTGGTACCCAtgtttgcccccccccccccaaaaaaaaaagaaaaaagaaaggctgCAAGCGCCCTTTTGGAGTCTCCTATgatagataaaacatgataaagtgccctctctCCACTATAAACATGTCATGACTTTCTGCATGTTGGTGCGCTATTGCATACAAAAATGCACCAGCCCGCAATTTGTTTTTCCCGCTCCTGTCCCTCTAAATCCTGAGTCTGCCACTGCAATGTGCTGGTAAAGATCGTGCCACATGATTGACAGTAAATATCGACGGATATGATGCTTTCAGGGCTGATACAGATTATACGTAATCAACGTGAGGTCAGAATCGAACGTTGACCCTCAGCTTTTGCACCAGTGTGGCAGAGAAGTCTTTGAAATGCTCATGCAATGTGACATGAGGCTCCAGCGCAGTTAAACTGACGTTGTTGTGGTGAGACTGGCAGAGCACTTCATATGTGCAGAGAAAAAAACCCATCTAATTCAAAGGATAAGTACAttcaaaacagaaagaaaacagcctTACATACTCACGCCCAAGCCAATGtaaagtttcgtagtccacaaagcATATCTGGAGGTTCACAACAAAAGAGCGTTGCAGCATTCAGCACGAAGgtccaaaattgatttgaaaatgttgtGTGGACTGTGAAACTTGACTTCACACGGCATGTAGGTGTGTCGCCtgatgactgaatttacattttgggtgaact
The sequence above is drawn from the Sparus aurata chromosome 21, fSpaAur1.1, whole genome shotgun sequence genome and encodes:
- the scinlb gene encoding scinderin like b; its protein translation is MVSHKEFVAAGKQPGLQVWRIENLDLKPVPKALHGSFYTGDAYLLLFTTAAPSYNIHMWLGEECSQDESGAVAIFATQLDDFLGGKPVQYRDVQNCESNTFLGYFKSGIKYQKGGVASGFQHVVTNDMSAKRLLHLKGRRAIRATEVELSWASFNKGDSFILDLGKDVYQWCGSECNRYERLKASEVSIGIRDNERNGRAKLHMVEEGEEPKAFTEALGPKTAIAPSTPDDEKADISNKKKGALYMISDASGTMKVSSVAPSSPFKQAMLSPEECYILDNGVDKNIFVWKGPKANMSERKAAMSAGQQFIKDKGYSNTTQIQVLPAGAETTLFKQFFSDWRDKDETTGPSKAYTIGSIAKVKQVPFDASTLHSNKAMAAQHGMVDDGKGKVQIWRVENGAKAPVDPSLYGHFYGGDCYLILYSYRLGGREQHIIYTWQGLKCTQDELAASAFLTVLLDDSMGGSPVQVRVTQGQEPPHLMSLFQGKPMIIHTGGTSRKDGQSQAGSTRLFHIRQSSSNATRAVEVEASASSLNTNDVFVLKTPGALFVWRGVGASDEEMDAAKHVVGFLGGSPSQVSEGKEPADFWSALGGKKEYQTSKSLRNIVHPPRLFGCSNKTGRLIVEEIPGDFTQSDLATDDVMLLDTWDQIFLWVGNEANEEEKKGAPKIAKEYVDSDPSGRRGLPITTIKQGAEPPTFTGWFQAWDLKMWETDPLDRIRGKF